In Devosia sp. 1566, a single genomic region encodes these proteins:
- a CDS encoding ABC transporter permease — MNYVAQRLLTFPLILLGVSVLVFVSIRLIPGDAITAMLGTEAGLLTPAQRASLAAYFGIDQPIHLQYWRWLTGLFGGDMGVSVTYGRPVLSVILERFPLTLELAVLSMLIALSIGVPAGVLAATRAQRPTDLVVRVLAMLGQSTPGFVVGLVIIFVLSVYFGVVPAMGTFTPLHVDPLANLSQLIFPSLTLGFAFAASVTRISRSAMLDVLHEDYVRTARSKGASARSVIWRHALPNALIPVVTLSGVEFGYLLGGAVIVEQIFALPGLGRLTLDAISQRDYALVQGSVLFVAFNFLIVNLLVDLAYAALDPRIRLGSR, encoded by the coding sequence ATGAACTACGTCGCGCAGCGGCTGCTGACCTTTCCGCTGATCCTGCTGGGCGTTTCGGTGCTGGTATTCGTGTCGATCCGGCTCATTCCGGGCGATGCGATCACCGCCATGCTCGGCACGGAAGCGGGCCTGCTGACCCCGGCGCAACGTGCGTCCCTTGCTGCTTATTTCGGCATCGACCAACCCATCCACCTGCAATATTGGCGCTGGCTCACCGGGCTGTTCGGAGGTGATATGGGCGTGTCGGTCACCTATGGCCGGCCGGTGTTGTCCGTGATCCTCGAGCGCTTCCCACTGACGCTGGAACTGGCCGTTTTGTCCATGCTCATAGCGCTCAGCATCGGGGTGCCGGCAGGCGTGCTCGCGGCCACCCGGGCGCAGCGTCCCACCGACCTTGTCGTGCGGGTGCTGGCCATGCTCGGCCAATCTACCCCCGGCTTTGTGGTGGGCCTCGTGATTATCTTCGTGCTGTCGGTTTATTTTGGAGTCGTGCCGGCGATGGGCACGTTCACACCGCTCCACGTCGATCCCCTCGCCAATTTGAGCCAACTGATCTTTCCGTCGCTGACGCTCGGCTTTGCCTTTGCCGCCTCGGTGACCCGCATTTCGCGCTCGGCCATGCTCGATGTACTGCATGAGGATTATGTACGCACCGCACGCTCCAAGGGCGCCTCGGCGCGTAGCGTCATCTGGCGCCATGCCCTGCCCAATGCGCTCATTCCCGTGGTGACGCTGAGCGGAGTGGAATTTGGCTATCTGCTGGGCGGCGCCGTGATCGTCGAGCAGATCTTTGCTTTGCCAGGGCTTGGGCGGCTGACGCTGGATGCAATCAGCCAGCGCGATTACGCTTTGGTGCAGGGATCGGTATTGTTCGTGGCTTTCAACTTCCTCATCGTCAATCTTCTGGTTGATCTCGCCTATGCGGCGCTTGATCCCCGCATTCGGCTGGGGAGTCGCTGA
- a CDS encoding ABC transporter substrate-binding protein: MFSAALALPVEAASLRMAWAQDATGLDPHTQTAFSSLRLLELIYEPLVRLDGKLNVVPAIAESWSFSEDGTTLTFKLDADAKFSDGTPVTSADVKASFERLLDEATGAAARSNFLSIASIDTPDEGTVVFTLSQPDAPILVAMATINAAVVPTSAITAGSIGTTALGSGPFKLDQWDPNSREVLSANPEWAGGELAIDGITISVLPDETAILASLRAGQTDFALLNDPLIATLVPNEPNLQLNAIPGLAYNVLQLNPSRAPMDNLLVRQAISCAVNRQEVLDTALVGEGQVTGPLTMPAYASDPSTLFCYEQDLEKAKALMEEAGMADGFKATVIAASGEPPVASAEAQVLQSQLAEIGVDLEIKIMELNVFVDTWLAGDFDMAVAQNGGRPDPYPMYNRYFTKDGNLLAVSNYVDDELDSLMQQGRIETDPAKRKEIFGQFEAHLVEMAPWIWLSTSNTYTAQLKTVSGFEPSPTGTLFGLTKVSVTP; this comes from the coding sequence ATGTTTTCCGCAGCCCTGGCGCTGCCCGTTGAGGCGGCGAGCTTGCGCATGGCCTGGGCGCAGGACGCCACGGGGCTTGATCCGCACACCCAGACCGCATTCTCGTCCCTGCGGCTGCTGGAGTTGATCTATGAGCCTCTCGTGCGGCTCGACGGCAAACTCAATGTGGTGCCGGCGATTGCCGAAAGCTGGAGCTTTTCCGAAGACGGCACCACGCTGACCTTCAAGCTCGATGCCGATGCCAAGTTCAGCGACGGCACGCCAGTGACCTCCGCGGACGTCAAGGCTTCGTTCGAGCGGTTGCTGGATGAAGCAACAGGTGCCGCGGCTCGCTCCAATTTCCTGTCCATTGCCTCCATCGACACCCCCGACGAGGGCACGGTGGTGTTCACCCTGTCCCAGCCCGATGCGCCGATCCTCGTGGCCATGGCCACGATCAATGCCGCTGTGGTACCGACCAGCGCTATTACGGCGGGCAGCATCGGCACCACAGCGCTTGGCTCGGGTCCGTTCAAGCTCGACCAGTGGGATCCTAATTCGCGCGAAGTGCTGAGCGCCAATCCCGAATGGGCGGGCGGCGAGCTTGCCATCGATGGCATCACCATTTCGGTTCTGCCCGATGAGACCGCGATCCTGGCCTCCCTGCGTGCGGGGCAAACCGACTTTGCCCTGCTCAACGATCCGCTGATCGCCACGCTCGTTCCTAATGAGCCGAACCTGCAGCTCAATGCTATTCCGGGCCTTGCGTACAACGTGCTCCAGCTCAATCCCTCGCGAGCGCCGATGGACAACCTCCTGGTGCGGCAGGCCATCTCTTGCGCGGTCAACCGCCAGGAAGTGCTCGATACCGCCCTAGTGGGTGAGGGGCAGGTCACCGGCCCCCTGACCATGCCGGCCTATGCCAGCGATCCCAGCACGCTGTTCTGCTATGAGCAGGACCTGGAAAAAGCCAAGGCGCTGATGGAAGAAGCCGGGATGGCTGACGGGTTCAAGGCCACCGTGATCGCCGCCAGCGGGGAACCTCCGGTCGCCTCGGCCGAGGCCCAGGTGCTGCAGAGCCAGTTGGCAGAGATCGGGGTTGATCTCGAGATCAAGATCATGGAGCTCAATGTCTTTGTCGATACCTGGTTGGCCGGTGATTTCGACATGGCAGTCGCCCAGAACGGCGGCCGTCCCGACCCCTATCCAATGTACAATCGGTACTTCACTAAGGATGGCAATCTGCTCGCCGTTTCCAACTATGTCGATGACGAGCTCGACAGCTTGATGCAGCAGGGCCGGATCGAAACGGACCCCGCCAAGCGCAAGGAAATCTTTGGCCAGTTCGAGGCGCATCTGGTGGAGATGGCCCCGTGGATTTGGCTGTCGACCTCCAACACCTATACGGCCCAGCTCAAGACCGTGTCGGGCTTTGAGCCTTCGCCGACCGGTACGCTGTTCGGCCTGACCAAGGTTTCCGTCACCCCCTGA
- a CDS encoding GntR family transcriptional regulator, with protein MAENGLAALAPQGEELPSALSQAIVAAMRSDMAHEDPLYLQLARAIRGLIESGHLRYRESLPSERTLVRATGISRVTVRKAIDQLFREGLVSRRPGAGSYVARKFDQPMSVLVGFTADMTRRGLAGRSILLDKTVSLPKPDELLKLALSPSDKVLRLSRVRLADDEPLAIENAVVPLFAVEPDRIEHSLYEAMRHTGNRPVRALQRLRAAVADADEARHLDIPEGSPILHIERHSFLANGKPIEVTHSAYRGDRYDFVAELHLED; from the coding sequence ATGGCAGAAAACGGGCTGGCGGCGCTTGCGCCCCAGGGTGAAGAGCTGCCCTCTGCCCTGTCGCAGGCCATTGTTGCTGCCATGCGCAGCGACATGGCCCATGAAGACCCACTTTATCTGCAGCTCGCCCGCGCCATTCGCGGCCTGATCGAAAGCGGTCACCTGCGTTACCGCGAATCGCTGCCTTCGGAGCGCACTTTGGTCCGGGCCACCGGCATTTCCCGTGTCACCGTGCGCAAGGCTATTGATCAGCTCTTCCGCGAAGGTCTGGTGTCCCGCCGGCCAGGAGCCGGCTCCTATGTCGCGCGCAAATTCGATCAGCCCATGTCGGTGTTGGTCGGGTTCACCGCTGACATGACGCGCCGGGGCCTTGCGGGTCGGTCCATTCTGCTGGACAAGACGGTCAGCCTGCCCAAGCCCGACGAATTGCTCAAGCTCGCCCTTTCTCCCAGCGACAAAGTGCTCCGCCTTTCGCGTGTGCGCCTGGCGGACGACGAGCCGCTGGCCATTGAAAACGCCGTGGTCCCCTTGTTTGCTGTTGAGCCAGACCGGATCGAGCATTCACTCTACGAAGCCATGCGACACACCGGTAACCGACCGGTGCGCGCTCTGCAGCGGCTGCGCGCCGCGGTAGCGGACGCGGACGAGGCCCGTCATCTAGACATTCCCGAAGGCAGCCCGATCCTTCATATCGAGCGCCATTCCTTTCTCGCCAATGGCAAGCCCATTGAGGTGACTCACTCCGCTTACCGCGGTGATCGCTATGATTTTGTCGCCGAACTGCACCTGGAAGACTGA